The Rhodospirillaceae bacterium genome has a window encoding:
- a CDS encoding ParA family protein — MSNPIESNPPQAHRVEPGTSPRVLAVSNQKGGVGKTTTTVNLATALSAVDKRVLIVDLDPQGNASTSLGIPSKERATNTYHVLMGDADVNEASVATSVPNLSIVPSGVDLAGAELELVQVENRNTRLREALAKVSNDYDYVLIDCPPSLGLLTLNAWVASNAVLVPLQVEFLALEGISQLVRTIERVKQSFNPDLEIQGIVLTMVDKRNNLSEMVESDVRGFFGDKVYSTVIPRNVRISEAPSHGKPVLLYDFQSKGAQAYLKLAGEVLKREQVHTPHTMPPVAA, encoded by the coding sequence ATGTCCAATCCGATAGAATCCAATCCCCCTCAAGCCCATCGGGTTGAGCCGGGCACTTCGCCACGCGTCCTGGCGGTGTCCAATCAAAAGGGTGGTGTCGGTAAAACCACCACCACCGTCAATTTGGCCACAGCCCTCTCGGCGGTCGACAAACGGGTTTTGATTGTCGATCTCGATCCCCAGGGCAATGCCTCAACCAGTCTCGGTATTCCGTCTAAAGAGCGCGCGACAAACACCTATCATGTGCTGATGGGCGATGCGGATGTGAACGAGGCTTCTGTCGCCACCTCTGTGCCCAATCTGAGTATCGTGCCGTCCGGCGTCGATCTGGCCGGAGCCGAGTTGGAGTTGGTTCAGGTCGAGAACAGAAACACCCGGCTGCGCGAAGCGCTGGCCAAAGTCTCAAACGACTACGATTACGTTTTGATCGATTGCCCGCCCTCTCTTGGCTTGCTCACCCTGAATGCTTGGGTGGCGTCCAATGCGGTATTGGTTCCGCTTCAGGTCGAGTTTCTGGCCTTGGAGGGGATCAGTCAATTGGTCCGCACCATCGAGCGGGTCAAGCAATCCTTCAATCCAGACCTGGAGATTCAGGGTATTGTTCTGACCATGGTTGATAAGCGCAACAACCTCTCAGAGATGGTTGAATCCGATGTGCGCGGCTTCTTCGGCGATAAGGTCTATTCCACCGTTATTCCCAGAAACGTGAGGATTTCCGAGGCCCCGTCTCATGGTAAGCCGGTGCTGTTGTACGATTTTCAGTCCAAGGGCGCGCAGGCTTACCTTAAGCTGGCCGGCGAAGTGCTCAAGCGTGAACAGGTCCACACTCCTCATACCATGCCGCCGGTGGCCGCATGA
- the rsmG gene encoding 16S rRNA (guanine(527)-N(7))-methyltransferase RsmG has product MKQTFFTAEDFQAQTSVSRETLEQCKIYVEVLKDWNSRMNLVARSTLDDVWHRHMLDSAQIFPLISQDAKTLVDLGSGAGFPGLVLAAMGVPDVHLVESTGKKAAFLQTAADEMGVSVKIHNSRIEALKPFVADVITARALAPLKKLLSYAQKFSGADTQHIYLKGQHIADELTDAHKMWNIKVDRRPSITDPRGSVLSVSEVSYVQSDRIQSPSSPSG; this is encoded by the coding sequence GTGAAACAAACATTCTTCACGGCAGAAGATTTTCAGGCACAAACCAGTGTTTCACGTGAAACACTGGAACAGTGCAAAATCTATGTGGAGGTTCTCAAAGACTGGAACAGCCGCATGAATCTGGTGGCGCGGTCGACCCTGGATGATGTTTGGCATCGGCATATGCTGGACTCCGCCCAGATTTTTCCCCTTATTTCGCAAGATGCAAAAACGCTTGTGGACCTCGGTTCAGGCGCAGGCTTTCCCGGTTTGGTGTTGGCGGCTATGGGTGTTCCCGATGTTCATCTTGTCGAATCGACCGGCAAAAAAGCCGCTTTTTTGCAAACGGCTGCTGATGAAATGGGTGTGTCCGTAAAAATTCACAATTCACGGATCGAAGCCCTTAAGCCCTTTGTCGCGGACGTGATCACCGCCAGAGCCTTGGCTCCCTTGAAGAAATTGCTCAGTTACGCGCAAAAATTTAGTGGAGCTGACACACAGCATATATATTTAAAAGGTCAACATATTGCGGATGAATTGACCGATGCACACAAAATGTGGAATATAAAGGTGGATCGGCGACCTAGTATAACTGATCCGCGAGGCAGTGTGTTAAGCGTGAGCGAGGTGTCCTATGTCCAATCCGATAGAATCCAATCCCCCTCAAGCCCATCGGGTTGA